A stretch of the Marivirga tractuosa DSM 4126 genome encodes the following:
- a CDS encoding adenosine kinase gives MSDKKYDVYGIGNALVDIITEVSEEFVLENKVEKGVMTLVEEERQAELLNSMKITEEHMQGGGSAANTLVAASQLGAKGFYSCKVANDREGVFFLNDLKANGIDTVLTPESAPVGTTGKVLVMTTPDAERTMNTFLGITSDFSENEIHEYALKDSKYLYLEGYLVTSESGLAAMKKAKTMAEDNGVKTALTFSDPAMVKYFKEQMESVVGASVDLLFCNEEEAALFTGENDIESIREELKKVAKRFAITQGKNGAIIYDGDTFIDIEPYQVKAVDTNGAGDMFAGAFLYAITNGHSYADAGKLASLASSKIVTQMGPRLTWPDAKEILNKWKSN, from the coding sequence ATGTCCGACAAAAAATATGATGTTTACGGAATAGGAAATGCCTTAGTGGATATTATCACCGAAGTTTCAGAAGAATTTGTACTTGAAAATAAAGTAGAAAAAGGTGTTATGACCTTAGTGGAAGAGGAACGACAAGCCGAATTGCTCAATTCCATGAAAATTACAGAAGAACATATGCAAGGTGGGGGTTCTGCAGCCAACACCTTGGTTGCTGCCAGTCAACTTGGAGCAAAAGGATTCTACTCTTGTAAAGTTGCTAACGACAGAGAAGGTGTTTTCTTTTTAAATGATTTGAAAGCTAATGGTATTGATACCGTTTTAACTCCTGAAAGTGCTCCTGTAGGTACTACTGGAAAAGTACTGGTAATGACCACTCCTGATGCAGAACGCACCATGAATACATTTTTAGGCATAACTTCTGATTTCTCTGAAAATGAGATACATGAATATGCCCTAAAGGATTCTAAATACTTGTATTTGGAAGGTTATTTGGTGACTTCAGAAAGTGGATTAGCTGCTATGAAGAAAGCTAAAACAATGGCTGAAGACAATGGTGTTAAAACAGCTCTTACATTTTCTGATCCAGCAATGGTAAAATATTTTAAAGAACAAATGGAATCCGTTGTGGGTGCTAGTGTTGATCTATTATTTTGTAATGAGGAGGAGGCTGCACTGTTTACAGGAGAAAATGATATTGAAAGCATCAGAGAAGAGTTAAAGAAAGTAGCCAAAAGATTTGCTATCACGCAAGGAAAAAATGGCGCCATCATTTATGACGGGGATACTTTTATCGACATAGAGCCTTATCAAGTGAAAGCTGTAGATACCAATGGTGCAGGAGATATGTTTGCTGGTGCTTTTCTATATGCTATAACAAATGGCCATAGTTACGCTGATGCAGGCAAATTAGCATCTTTGGCAAGCTCAAAAATTGTAACACAAATGGGTCCTAGATTGACATGGCCTGATGCCAAAGAGATATTGAATAAGTGGAAGAGTAATTAG
- a CDS encoding M16 family metallopeptidase, which yields MIKKIYISFIFALAASVAFAQVDRTKAPEPSPAKEINIGEPTTFTLKNGLKVFVVENHKLPRVAFSLTFDRDPVLEGDKAGYVSMAGQMLMKGTKNRTKAELDEDIDFIGANINTYSTGMYATSLTKHQDKLIELMKDVLFNPAFPEDELEKLKKQTLSGLAASKDDPNAIASNVRGQLVYGENHPYGEFETEESVDNITLEEIKSYYNSYFRPNIGYLAIVGDITPKEAKKLIKKNFSDWEEGEVPTAEYEMPTPPEETFVALVDREASVQSVINVTYPVKLPIGSEEVIKARVLNQILGGGFSSRLMQNLREENAFTYGARSSLSADEYVGSFTASASVRNEVTDSAVNEFMAELIKINKEGVTQDELDAAKASISGSFARSLESPQTVASFAINTARYDLPKDYYANYLKNLEAVTLEDVKAAAQKYILPNNANILVVGKGAEVAEGLGKFGEVKYFDRKGNEYDPNDKTALPAGLTADKVFENYFEALGGKDKISAVESLKTVYTMSMQGQTLTFTEIKDNEHFKQEVGMGPMVVSKVLVNDEGVKALRQGQEIPLPEEAKSNLKSNTKIFPELHYAEMGATTELTGIETVNDKDAYVVSITLPSGQVTKSYFDTESGLKVKTSATQQGPQGEVTVYEEFGDFEAVDGIMIPKKNVKFQGRPLNTELESAEFNIEVKEDTFN from the coding sequence ATGATTAAAAAGATATATATAAGCTTCATTTTCGCCTTGGCTGCAAGTGTTGCATTTGCTCAGGTTGATAGAACAAAAGCTCCGGAACCTAGTCCGGCAAAAGAAATTAACATAGGGGAACCTACTACTTTCACTTTAAAAAATGGTTTGAAAGTATTCGTAGTAGAGAATCACAAACTACCAAGAGTTGCTTTTTCTTTAACATTTGACCGTGATCCTGTTTTAGAAGGAGACAAAGCAGGTTATGTAAGCATGGCAGGTCAGATGCTAATGAAAGGGACAAAAAACCGTACTAAAGCAGAACTAGATGAGGATATTGATTTCATTGGAGCCAATATCAACACTTATTCAACTGGAATGTATGCTACTTCATTAACAAAACATCAAGATAAATTGATTGAATTGATGAAAGATGTTTTATTCAATCCTGCTTTTCCAGAGGATGAATTAGAGAAATTGAAGAAGCAAACCTTATCAGGATTAGCTGCTTCTAAAGATGATCCAAATGCTATTGCATCTAACGTTAGAGGCCAATTGGTTTATGGAGAAAATCATCCTTATGGTGAATTTGAAACTGAAGAGTCGGTAGACAATATTACTTTAGAAGAGATCAAATCGTATTACAACAGCTATTTTAGACCAAATATTGGTTACTTAGCAATTGTTGGTGACATCACCCCTAAAGAAGCTAAAAAATTAATCAAAAAGAATTTTTCTGATTGGGAAGAAGGAGAAGTACCTACAGCTGAATACGAAATGCCAACTCCACCTGAAGAAACGTTTGTAGCCTTAGTGGATAGAGAAGCATCAGTTCAATCTGTTATTAACGTAACTTACCCAGTAAAGCTTCCAATAGGAAGTGAAGAAGTAATCAAAGCAAGAGTTCTTAATCAAATTCTAGGTGGTGGATTCTCTTCAAGGTTAATGCAAAACCTAAGAGAAGAAAATGCATTCACTTATGGAGCAAGATCTTCTTTAAGTGCTGACGAATATGTAGGAAGCTTTACTGCCAGCGCTAGTGTAAGAAATGAAGTAACCGATAGTGCTGTAAATGAATTTATGGCTGAGTTAATAAAAATTAATAAAGAAGGTGTAACACAAGATGAATTAGATGCAGCAAAAGCCTCCATTTCAGGTAGCTTTGCACGTTCTTTAGAAAGCCCACAAACCGTGGCTTCTTTTGCCATCAATACAGCTCGATATGATCTTCCAAAAGATTACTATGCCAACTATTTAAAAAATTTGGAAGCAGTAACTTTAGAAGATGTAAAAGCAGCAGCTCAAAAATACATTTTACCAAATAATGCCAATATACTGGTAGTAGGAAAAGGTGCCGAAGTAGCTGAAGGTTTAGGGAAATTCGGAGAAGTAAAATATTTCGATAGAAAAGGAAATGAATACGATCCAAATGATAAAACTGCATTACCTGCAGGTTTAACTGCTGATAAGGTTTTTGAAAATTACTTTGAAGCTTTAGGAGGAAAAGATAAAATTTCGGCCGTTGAATCACTAAAAACAGTTTATACTATGAGCATGCAGGGGCAAACATTAACTTTTACTGAAATTAAAGATAATGAGCATTTCAAGCAAGAAGTTGGAATGGGACCAATGGTCGTAAGTAAAGTTTTAGTGAATGACGAAGGGGTAAAAGCTTTAAGACAAGGTCAGGAGATTCCTCTACCAGAAGAAGCTAAAAGCAATTTAAAGTCGAACACCAAAATTTTTCCTGAGCTGCATTATGCTGAAATGGGAGCAACAACTGAACTTACAGGCATTGAAACAGTAAATGATAAAGATGCATATGTAGTATCGATAACACTTCCTTCAGGACAGGTAACAAAATCTTATTTTGATACTGAAAGTGGGTTAAAAGTTAAAACTTCTGCAACGCAGCAAGGTCCTCAAGGTGAAGTTACTGTATATGAAGAATTTGGTGATTTTGAAGCAGTAGATGGAATAATGATTCCTAAGAAAAATGTGAAATTCCAAGGAAGACCATTAAACACCGAATTAGAATCAGCAGAATTTAATATTGAAGTGAAGGAAGACACTTTCAATTAA
- a CDS encoding M16 family metallopeptidase: MMKRLIIGSLCLLMSFGSIAQKKEIEFTEFDLDNGMHVILHQDNSTPIVVVSVMYHVGSKNENPERTGFAHFFEHLLFEGSKNIERGQFDKYITNAGGVNNANTSNDRTYYYEVLPSNQLKLGLWLESERLMHAQIQEIGVETQREVVKEEKRQRYDNQPYGTILPEIMKRAYTEHPYRWTPIGSLEHLNAASLDEFVDFYETFYVPENATLSIAGDIEIEEAKKLIKNYFGPIPRGGKEIPRPDIVEPKQTEEVRDTVYDNIQLPAVIQAYHMPAQGTEDSYALEMLSTALSGGQSARMYKSLVDEQQKALQVAAIPFSSEDPGLYLLFGLPTIGGDLKELEDAMDAEIKKVQEELISDKEFEKIRNQKENDFISGNSRMAGIAESLANYHVYYGDANLINKEIDRYMKVTKEDIKRVANEYLTEENRVVLYYLPKSQQNQ; encoded by the coding sequence ATGATGAAAAGACTTATAATCGGGTCTTTGTGTTTATTGATGTCCTTTGGCTCAATAGCACAAAAAAAGGAGATCGAATTTACTGAATTCGATTTAGATAATGGAATGCATGTGATTTTACATCAAGATAATTCTACTCCAATTGTGGTAGTATCTGTGATGTACCATGTAGGATCAAAAAATGAAAATCCGGAACGTACAGGCTTTGCCCATTTCTTTGAGCATTTATTATTTGAAGGCTCTAAAAATATTGAAAGAGGTCAATTTGACAAGTACATCACTAATGCTGGTGGCGTGAACAATGCCAACACATCAAATGACAGAACTTACTATTATGAAGTTTTACCTTCAAATCAATTGAAATTAGGCTTATGGTTAGAATCTGAAAGATTGATGCATGCTCAAATCCAAGAAATTGGAGTAGAGACTCAGCGTGAAGTAGTAAAAGAAGAGAAAAGGCAGAGATATGATAACCAGCCTTATGGTACAATTTTACCTGAAATCATGAAAAGAGCCTATACTGAGCATCCCTACAGATGGACTCCAATTGGTTCTTTGGAGCACTTAAATGCTGCATCATTAGATGAATTTGTTGATTTTTACGAAACATTTTATGTTCCTGAAAATGCTACATTATCCATTGCTGGTGATATTGAAATAGAAGAAGCAAAAAAATTGATTAAGAATTACTTTGGTCCTATTCCAAGGGGTGGTAAAGAAATTCCAAGACCGGATATAGTGGAGCCAAAGCAAACTGAAGAAGTTCGTGACACCGTTTACGATAACATTCAGCTTCCTGCCGTCATTCAAGCTTACCACATGCCAGCTCAAGGCACTGAAGATTCTTACGCTTTGGAAATGTTAAGTACTGCACTTTCTGGTGGACAATCAGCCAGAATGTATAAATCATTGGTTGATGAACAACAAAAAGCATTGCAAGTTGCAGCAATCCCATTTTCTTCAGAAGATCCAGGTTTGTATTTACTTTTTGGTTTACCAACTATTGGTGGTGATTTGAAAGAATTGGAAGATGCTATGGATGCCGAGATCAAGAAAGTTCAAGAAGAATTGATTTCTGATAAAGAATTTGAAAAAATCAGAAATCAAAAAGAGAACGATTTCATATCAGGCAACAGCCGAATGGCAGGTATTGCTGAAAGCTTAGCTAACTACCATGTTTACTATGGTGACGCTAACTTAATCAATAAAGAGATCGATCGATATATGAAAGTGACCAAAGAGGATATCAAGCGTGTAGCAAATGAATATCTTACTGAGGAAAACAGAGTGGTATTATATTACTTACCAAAATCTCAACAAAACCAATAA
- a CDS encoding CaiB/BaiF CoA transferase family protein gives MPPIFKNLRVIELANVLAGPSVGQFFAELGAEVIKIENPKTKGDVTRSWKLKSENSKSSISAYFSAANSGKKSIGLDIRKEEDLSILYKLIAKSDIVIASYKAGDAEKLKVDYQSLKSINPNIIYGQITGYGDEDERVGYDAIIQAESGFMSMNGEPGGNSLKMPVALVDVLAAHHLKEAILLAYINLLKSNEGSKVSVSLFESAIASLANQATNYLIAGHIPQKMGVEHPNIAPYGTVLKTADQKEILLAVGTNSQFQKLCEVMELPELSDDERFKTNTFRVENRKTLNQILLEKAKLFPSDMLIQNLKAAQIPAGKLQSVEEALQGKDAEKMILKSPETSSGLRNFAGHLSFMGKSSHLAPPPKFDQDRDEILALI, from the coding sequence ATGCCCCCAATCTTCAAAAATTTGCGTGTAATAGAATTAGCCAACGTCCTAGCAGGACCATCTGTAGGTCAGTTTTTTGCAGAACTAGGAGCTGAAGTCATTAAAATTGAAAATCCCAAGACAAAAGGAGATGTTACCCGCTCTTGGAAACTTAAAAGTGAAAATTCTAAGAGCTCTATTTCCGCCTATTTCTCTGCTGCCAATAGCGGTAAAAAATCAATTGGTTTGGATATCAGAAAAGAAGAAGATTTATCCATTCTTTATAAATTAATCGCCAAATCCGATATTGTGATTGCTAGCTATAAAGCAGGCGATGCCGAAAAATTGAAGGTTGATTATCAGTCGCTTAAGTCAATTAATCCTAATATTATTTACGGGCAAATTACGGGCTATGGCGATGAAGATGAAAGGGTTGGCTATGACGCCATCATTCAGGCTGAAAGCGGATTTATGAGTATGAATGGAGAGCCAGGAGGTAATTCATTGAAAATGCCAGTTGCCTTGGTGGATGTTCTGGCAGCACATCATTTGAAGGAAGCTATTTTACTGGCTTATATCAATCTTTTGAAAAGCAATGAAGGCTCAAAAGTGTCAGTTTCTTTATTTGAATCTGCTATTGCTTCACTTGCCAATCAAGCTACCAACTACTTAATTGCTGGACATATTCCACAAAAAATGGGAGTAGAGCATCCAAATATTGCGCCTTATGGAACTGTTTTAAAGACAGCCGATCAAAAGGAAATTCTCTTAGCAGTAGGGACAAATTCTCAGTTCCAAAAGCTTTGTGAGGTCATGGAATTACCTGAACTTTCTGATGATGAAAGATTCAAAACCAATACTTTTCGAGTGGAAAATAGAAAGACTTTAAATCAGATTTTACTGGAAAAAGCAAAATTATTCCCATCTGATATGCTGATTCAGAATTTAAAAGCAGCTCAAATTCCAGCTGGAAAGTTGCAATCTGTTGAAGAAGCTTTGCAAGGAAAAGATGCCGAAAAAATGATATTGAAATCACCTGAAACGAGCTCTGGACTACGGAATTTTGCTGGTCATTTATCTTTTATGGGAAAATCCTCCCACCTTGCCCCACCTCCTAAATTTGACCAGGATAGAGATGAAATTCTAGCTTTAATATAG
- a CDS encoding glycerophosphodiester phosphodiesterase family protein codes for MKNLLPVCLIIMTLACTRPPETYESIDWQGHRGARGVYPENTWAAFKYAIDQNMSTLELDVVITKDEEVVLSHEPFLNHKICLDTAGNPISEEEEKKWNIYKMTYEDLQKCDCGSIGNPDFPHQKQDSSPKPLLYDIIKKTIEYCEKEGKELPHMNVEIKYEDGMQSVYHPNIKKFSRLVFKVLFMEYPEEKWNIQSFDFDVLKHFHKTFPKVPLAALVYESGAWEKQFEELGFVPEIYSPYHQLVDKNMVTRLHEKGVKIIPWTVNEEKDAERLLKIGVDGIITDYPDLADKFRKNP; via the coding sequence ATGAAAAATCTACTTCCTGTTTGCTTGATAATTATGACATTAGCATGCACTCGCCCCCCTGAAACATACGAAAGCATCGATTGGCAAGGCCATCGAGGTGCCAGAGGGGTTTACCCAGAAAACACCTGGGCAGCATTTAAATATGCCATAGATCAAAATATGTCTACTTTAGAATTAGATGTGGTCATTACCAAAGATGAAGAAGTAGTGCTATCTCATGAGCCTTTTCTAAATCACAAAATCTGCCTTGATACTGCTGGAAATCCCATTAGCGAGGAAGAAGAAAAGAAATGGAACATCTACAAAATGACTTATGAAGATTTACAAAAATGTGATTGCGGAAGTATTGGAAACCCGGATTTCCCACATCAAAAACAGGACAGTTCTCCTAAGCCATTGTTATATGATATCATTAAAAAAACAATAGAATACTGCGAAAAAGAAGGTAAGGAACTCCCGCATATGAATGTGGAAATCAAGTATGAAGATGGTATGCAAAGTGTTTATCATCCTAATATCAAGAAATTCAGTCGATTGGTATTTAAAGTACTGTTTATGGAATATCCTGAAGAGAAATGGAACATACAGTCATTTGATTTTGATGTATTGAAACACTTCCACAAAACCTTTCCAAAAGTTCCTTTAGCTGCATTGGTCTATGAAAGCGGAGCCTGGGAAAAGCAATTTGAAGAATTAGGCTTTGTACCAGAAATTTACAGCCCATATCATCAGTTGGTAGATAAAAATATGGTGACAAGACTGCATGAAAAAGGAGTGAAAATAATTCCGTGGACGGTAAATGAGGAAAAAGACGCTGAAAGATTGCTCAAAATAGGCGTGGATGGCATCATTACAGATTATCCAGATTTAGCTGACAAATTCCGTAAGAATCCTTAA
- a CDS encoding phosphoenolpyruvate carboxylase, with product MKKLKYKDEVATRYTAYNSLFLDLPYDHIYRTGTLLPILEQLSTQGFENGKDPVEIINQFKREILGDKEEKQLHQLLFQLIQYVERQVLLFDSIEDAAFEKIFNVEGKGSVKELIGRVRHTNKIEELQEKLKTFSVRIVLTAHPTQFYPGNVLAINTDLEDAIRKDDLASINSLMLQLGKTPFINKEKPTPYDEAVSLCWYLENVFYKSIPAIIYDLVEELEEPWEDWVNPDLLTVGFWPGGDRDGNPFVTHNITVKVADRLRETILKCYYRDLRAIRRRLTFKGVENKILEAEQHVYNALYGDKSKGFKQPEELIDVLREALHNLRNEHKGIFSELLEKFILKVRIFGFHFSIMDIRQDSRKHDALWEDILSNEDDKSIVAQYEKMQEEDKINHLLSFNSLPHDVSIYNDFHQEMLKSFDALEEVKKRNGHRACHRYIISNCQSALHVMEVFQLARLKLSSDAYESLDIVPLFETIDDLANASGVMKQLYEIPAYREHVKNRGDKQTIMVGFSDGTKDGGYLRANWSIFQAKEALTEISREYGIKVIFFDGRGGPPARGGGNMHDFYASLGSKIEDEEVQVTIQGQTISSNYGKVGSCRYNMEQLLSAGLENHLFESDNRMLNEEERELLSQLAEIAYQLYKDFKGHDKFTSYLGDVTPLKYFGDTNIGSRPTSRGKKGELKFEDLRAIPFVGAWAQMKQNIPGFYGVGTALHSLKSKGKGKDVKQLYRDSLFFRTLLGNSMQSIAKSFYPATAYLSKDEDYGEFWQLMKKEFDLSKDELDDISGKKGILHEAPVSQASIAIREKIVLPLITIQQYAIQKLREGVKDEEIYKKLILRSMFGIVNAARNAA from the coding sequence ATGAAAAAATTGAAATACAAGGACGAAGTAGCCACTCGATATACCGCATATAACAGCCTTTTTCTTGATTTACCTTATGATCATATTTACAGAACGGGTACATTGCTACCTATTCTAGAGCAATTAAGTACTCAAGGTTTTGAAAATGGAAAAGATCCTGTCGAGATTATTAATCAATTTAAACGAGAGATTTTAGGTGATAAAGAGGAGAAACAGCTGCATCAATTGCTATTTCAATTGATCCAATATGTTGAAAGACAAGTGTTGCTTTTTGACTCTATAGAAGATGCTGCTTTTGAAAAAATATTTAATGTAGAAGGAAAAGGGTCAGTAAAAGAGCTAATCGGAAGGGTAAGACACACTAATAAAATTGAAGAGCTTCAAGAGAAGTTAAAGACATTTTCTGTCAGAATTGTCTTAACTGCGCATCCAACTCAATTTTATCCTGGAAATGTGCTAGCCATCAATACTGATTTGGAAGATGCCATAAGAAAGGATGATTTAGCTTCTATTAATTCCCTTATGTTACAATTAGGAAAAACGCCCTTTATAAATAAGGAAAAACCTACGCCATATGATGAGGCGGTCAGCCTGTGTTGGTATCTGGAAAATGTATTTTACAAAAGTATTCCCGCTATTATTTATGATTTGGTGGAGGAGCTGGAGGAGCCATGGGAAGATTGGGTGAATCCTGATCTATTAACCGTTGGGTTTTGGCCTGGTGGCGATAGAGATGGGAACCCTTTCGTAACTCATAATATTACAGTTAAAGTAGCCGATAGACTAAGAGAGACGATTCTAAAATGTTATTATAGAGATTTACGTGCGATCAGACGAAGGCTTACTTTTAAAGGAGTGGAGAATAAAATATTGGAAGCAGAGCAGCATGTATATAATGCATTGTATGGAGATAAATCTAAAGGCTTTAAACAACCTGAGGAATTGATAGATGTTCTAAGGGAGGCGCTTCATAACCTTAGAAATGAACATAAGGGGATATTTTCTGAACTATTAGAAAAGTTTATATTAAAAGTCAGGATTTTTGGATTCCATTTTTCTATAATGGACATCAGGCAAGATAGCCGTAAACATGATGCATTATGGGAAGATATTTTGTCAAATGAAGATGATAAGAGTATTGTGGCTCAGTATGAGAAAATGCAAGAGGAGGATAAAATTAATCATCTTCTAAGTTTTAATAGTCTTCCTCATGACGTTAGTATTTATAATGATTTTCATCAGGAGATGTTGAAAAGCTTTGATGCATTAGAAGAGGTGAAGAAAAGAAATGGACATAGAGCCTGTCACCGATACATCATTAGCAATTGCCAATCGGCATTACATGTGATGGAAGTTTTTCAGTTGGCAAGGCTCAAATTAAGTTCGGATGCTTATGAATCATTGGATATTGTCCCTCTTTTTGAAACCATCGATGATTTAGCCAATGCATCAGGTGTCATGAAACAATTATATGAAATTCCAGCTTATCGGGAGCATGTAAAAAACAGAGGCGATAAGCAAACTATTATGGTTGGTTTTTCTGATGGTACCAAAGATGGAGGATATTTGAGAGCTAACTGGTCTATTTTTCAAGCTAAGGAAGCACTCACAGAAATTTCAAGAGAATATGGTATTAAGGTCATTTTCTTTGATGGTAGGGGTGGGCCGCCTGCCAGAGGCGGAGGTAATATGCATGATTTCTATGCTTCTCTAGGTTCTAAAATTGAAGATGAAGAAGTTCAAGTCACCATACAGGGTCAAACCATTAGCTCAAATTACGGAAAAGTTGGTTCCTGTAGATACAATATGGAGCAACTGCTCTCGGCAGGATTAGAAAATCATCTGTTTGAAAGTGATAACAGAATGCTTAATGAGGAAGAACGAGAACTCTTGAGTCAATTAGCCGAAATTGCATATCAGCTATATAAAGATTTTAAAGGACATGATAAATTTACAAGTTATTTAGGTGATGTAACTCCTTTAAAATATTTTGGAGATACCAATATCGGTAGCAGACCAACTAGTAGAGGTAAAAAAGGCGAGTTGAAATTTGAAGACTTAAGAGCTATTCCTTTTGTAGGTGCATGGGCTCAAATGAAACAGAACATTCCAGGCTTTTATGGTGTAGGAACGGCTCTCCATAGCCTTAAAAGCAAAGGGAAAGGTAAAGATGTCAAACAATTATATCGAGATTCGCTGTTTTTCAGAACACTCTTAGGGAACTCCATGCAATCTATTGCCAAATCATTTTATCCCGCTACCGCTTATTTAAGTAAGGATGAAGATTATGGCGAGTTCTGGCAGCTGATGAAAAAGGAATTCGACTTAAGCAAAGATGAATTGGACGATATAAGTGGTAAAAAAGGGATTTTACATGAAGCGCCAGTTTCTCAGGCATCTATTGCTATCCGAGAGAAGATTGTATTGCCCTTAATTACGATTCAACAATATGCCATCCAGAAGTTAAGAGAGGGTGTTAAAGATGAAGAAATCTATAAAAAACTCATTTTACGGAGTATGTTTGGAATTGTGAATGCTGCAAGGAATGCAGCTTAG
- the mraZ gene encoding division/cell wall cluster transcriptional repressor MraZ has product MAFFTGEYDCKLDAKGRMVLPAKIKNALPEGSGDELVVRRGFEPCLVLYPMLEYKKIFSKIAGLNEFNAEYRNLQRNFFRGNAIVELDSAGRILIPKNMMAFAGLEKESIVVGMGNRVEIWDASKYDDYLIKDQQEFSDLAEKHLFES; this is encoded by the coding sequence ATGGCATTCTTCACCGGTGAATATGATTGTAAGCTAGACGCTAAAGGGCGTATGGTCTTGCCAGCCAAGATCAAAAATGCTCTACCTGAGGGTAGCGGTGATGAATTAGTAGTGCGCAGAGGTTTCGAGCCTTGTTTGGTACTTTACCCAATGCTCGAATACAAAAAGATTTTTTCAAAGATTGCCGGTTTGAATGAATTTAATGCTGAATACAGAAATCTACAGCGCAATTTCTTCAGAGGCAATGCAATCGTGGAACTTGATAGTGCAGGAAGAATTTTGATTCCGAAAAATATGATGGCCTTTGCCGGATTGGAAAAAGAGTCAATTGTAGTAGGAATGGGAAATCGAGTTGAAATATGGGATGCATCAAAATATGATGATTACTTGATTAAAGACCAGCAGGAATTTTCTGATTTGGCTGAGAAACACCTTTTTGAATCTTAA
- a CDS encoding MATE family efflux transporter has protein sequence MLQKIRKYILFLQYAIKGTNEDLTNIKISRAILLLSIPMVLEMVMESLFAVVDVFFVAQVSTNAVATVGLTESVITIVYSLGIGLSMAATAMVARRIGEKKKKEASHTAVQSIILTLAVSLVLSVAGFIYGEDVLRLMGGEEDLIREGRWYTKILFASNGTIMLLFLINGIFRGAGNASIAMRALWISNILNMLLDPLFIFGWGPIPAMGVTGAAVATAIGRSIGVLYQVYHLLKGTGVISVSFQHIKPDFSVLTRIVKIASGGVGQFLIESASWIFLVRIISNFGSEVLAGYTIALRIIIFTILPSFGISNAAATLVGQNLGAKLPDRAEKSVWLAARYNVAFLFSVSLIFYIFSNEIVGIFTDVEAVKKEAIKAVRYICFGYIFFAYGMVLSHAFNGAGDTKTPTIINFVCFWLFQIPLAYFMANNLGLGSDGVYLGIVFAFALLAVISIIWFKRGRWKLTEV, from the coding sequence ATGCTTCAAAAAATCCGAAAGTATATCTTATTTCTTCAGTATGCCATAAAAGGCACCAATGAAGATCTGACTAATATAAAAATTAGTCGTGCCATTCTTCTTTTGTCCATTCCCATGGTGTTGGAAATGGTGATGGAATCTTTATTTGCAGTGGTGGATGTTTTTTTTGTGGCTCAGGTAAGTACTAATGCAGTAGCTACTGTTGGTCTTACTGAATCCGTAATCACCATTGTTTATTCATTGGGAATTGGGTTAAGTATGGCAGCAACGGCTATGGTTGCCCGAAGGATTGGAGAGAAAAAGAAAAAGGAAGCTTCTCATACCGCTGTTCAGTCAATTATTCTAACATTGGCAGTTTCTTTAGTTCTCAGCGTTGCTGGCTTTATTTATGGGGAGGATGTTCTACGCCTTATGGGTGGAGAGGAAGATTTAATACGAGAAGGAAGATGGTACACCAAGATACTATTTGCCAGCAACGGTACCATTATGTTACTTTTCTTAATCAATGGTATTTTCCGTGGAGCAGGAAATGCTTCAATTGCTATGCGAGCATTATGGATTAGTAATATTCTCAATATGTTATTAGACCCACTTTTTATTTTCGGCTGGGGACCAATCCCTGCAATGGGCGTAACAGGTGCAGCTGTGGCAACTGCCATTGGCAGAAGCATAGGAGTTTTATATCAAGTTTATCACTTATTAAAAGGAACAGGGGTGATTTCTGTTTCATTTCAGCACATTAAACCTGATTTCTCAGTCCTTACTAGAATAGTAAAGATTGCATCTGGCGGGGTTGGACAGTTTCTAATTGAGTCGGCTAGTTGGATATTTTTAGTGAGGATTATTTCAAATTTCGGTAGTGAGGTTTTAGCAGGCTATACGATAGCACTAAGAATTATAATTTTCACTATTCTACCGTCATTTGGAATAAGCAATGCAGCAGCTACTTTGGTGGGGCAAAATTTAGGCGCAAAATTACCTGATAGAGCCGAAAAATCTGTGTGGCTTGCTGCGCGCTATAATGTGGCTTTCCTGTTTTCAGTTTCTTTGATTTTCTACATTTTTTCAAATGAAATTGTCGGGATATTCACAGATGTGGAAGCCGTTAAAAAGGAAGCCATCAAAGCAGTTCGCTATATATGTTTTGGGTATATTTTCTTTGCTTATGGAATGGTGTTGAGTCATGCCTTCAATGGAGCTGGAGATACCAAAACCCCAACCATTATCAATTTTGTATGCTTCTGGCTTTTCCAAATTCCGCTAGCTTATTTCATGGCAAATAATTTAGGTTTAGGTTCAGATGGAGTATATCTTGGGATAGTTTTTGCCTTTGCACTTTTAGCCGTAATTTCAATTATCTGGTTCAAAAGAGGTAGGTGGAAATTGACTGAGGTTTAG